A window from Dama dama isolate Ldn47 chromosome 11, ASM3311817v1, whole genome shotgun sequence encodes these proteins:
- the LIPT1 gene encoding lipoyltransferase 1, mitochondrial isoform X1, which yields MGSCQHSHRCKWSWKTGSGTPWGESPQGPPYCWRTVCLPGICYSHQRGKKHQMSRLSMLIPFSMKNCFQLLCNLKVPAAGFKNTVKSGLILQSISNDVYHNLAVEDWIHDHMNLEGKPVLFLWRNSPSVVIGRHQNPWQECNLNLMREEGVKLARRRSGGGTVYHDMGNINLTFFTTKKKYDRMENLKLVVRALKAVQPHLDVQATERFDLLLDGQFKISGTASKIGRNAAYHHCTLLCSTDGTFLSSLLKSPYQGIRSNATASTPALVRNLMEKDPTLTCEVVINAVATEYAASHQIDNHIHLINPTDETVFPGINSKARELQTWEWIYGKTPKFSIDTSFTVLHEQAHLEIKVFIDVKNGRIEVCNIEAPDHWLPLEICDQLNSSFIGSKFCPIETTVLTSILHRTYPGDDELHSKWNILCEKIKGIM from the exons ATGGGATCGTGTCAGCACAGCCATAGATGTAAGTGGAGCTGGAAGACCGGTAGTGGAACTCCTTGGGGAGAGAGTCCCCAAGGCCCTCCTTACTGTTGGAGGACTGTCTGTTTGCCTGGAATATGCTACTCCCATCAACGTGGTAAAAAGCATCAGATGTCGAGACTCAG CATGCTAATCCCATTCTCCATGAAGAATTGCTTCCAGTTACTTTGTAATCTCAAGGTCCCAGCAGCTGGCTTTAAAAACACAGTTAAAAGTGGACTCATTTTACAGTCGATTTCCAATGACGTTTACCACAATCTGGCTGTGGAAGACTGGATCCATGACCATATGAATTTAGAAGGCAAGCCCGTCCTTTTCTTGTGGAGGAATTCTCCCTCTGTGGTAATTGGTCGGCATCAGAACCCTTGGCAGGAATGTAACCTGAATCTGATGAGAGAAGAAGGTGTGAAACTGGCTCGGAGGAGAAGTGGAGGAGGCACAGTCTACCATGATATGGGTAACATCAACTTGACTTTTTTTACAACCAAGAAAAAGTATGATAGGATGGAGAATCTAAAATTAGTTGTGAGAGCCCTGAAGGCTGTCCAGCCACACCTGGACGTGCAGGCTACTGAAAGATTTGACCTTTTACTTGACGGACAGTTTAAAATCTCAGGAACAGCTTCCAAGATTGGCCGCAATGCAGCTTATCACCACTGCACTTTGCTATGCAGTACTGACGGGACCTTCTTATCATCTCTGCTGAAGAGCCCTTACCAAGGGATCAGGAGCAATGCCACGGCCAGCACACCTGCCTTAGTAAGAAACCTTATGGAAAAAGATCCCACTCTGACCTGTGAAGTAGTGATAAATGCTGTTGCCACAGAGTATGCTGCTTCTCATCAAATCGATAATCACATTCACCTAATAAACCCAACAGACGAGACAGTGTTTCCTGGAATAAACAGCAAAGCCAGAGAACTGCAGACCTGGGAATGGATATATGGCAAAACTCCGAAGTTCAGCATAGACACTTCCTTCACTGTGTTACATGAACAGGCACACTTGGAAATTAAAGTATTCATAGATGTCAAGAATGGGAGAATTGAAGTCTGTAATATTGAAGCACCCGATCATTGGTTGCCACTGGAAATATGTGACCAGTTAAATTCAAGTTTTATTGGTAGTAAGTTTTGCCCAATTGAAACGACAGTGCTAACAAGTATATTACATAGAACATATCCAGGGGATGATGAACTACACAGTAAATGGAATATTCTGTGTGAAAAAATTAAGGGAATAATGTGA
- the LIPT1 gene encoding lipoyltransferase 1, mitochondrial isoform X2: MRSRPGSGSHAYLAHGPARGVGATGSCSMLIPFSMKNCFQLLCNLKVPAAGFKNTVKSGLILQSISNDVYHNLAVEDWIHDHMNLEGKPVLFLWRNSPSVVIGRHQNPWQECNLNLMREEGVKLARRRSGGGTVYHDMGNINLTFFTTKKKYDRMENLKLVVRALKAVQPHLDVQATERFDLLLDGQFKISGTASKIGRNAAYHHCTLLCSTDGTFLSSLLKSPYQGIRSNATASTPALVRNLMEKDPTLTCEVVINAVATEYAASHQIDNHIHLINPTDETVFPGINSKARELQTWEWIYGKTPKFSIDTSFTVLHEQAHLEIKVFIDVKNGRIEVCNIEAPDHWLPLEICDQLNSSFIGSKFCPIETTVLTSILHRTYPGDDELHSKWNILCEKIKGIM, encoded by the exons ATGCGCAGCCGGCCGGGCTCCGGGTCGCACGCGTACCTCGCACACGGGCCTGCGCGCGGCGTGGGCGCGACCGGAAGCTGCAG CATGCTAATCCCATTCTCCATGAAGAATTGCTTCCAGTTACTTTGTAATCTCAAGGTCCCAGCAGCTGGCTTTAAAAACACAGTTAAAAGTGGACTCATTTTACAGTCGATTTCCAATGACGTTTACCACAATCTGGCTGTGGAAGACTGGATCCATGACCATATGAATTTAGAAGGCAAGCCCGTCCTTTTCTTGTGGAGGAATTCTCCCTCTGTGGTAATTGGTCGGCATCAGAACCCTTGGCAGGAATGTAACCTGAATCTGATGAGAGAAGAAGGTGTGAAACTGGCTCGGAGGAGAAGTGGAGGAGGCACAGTCTACCATGATATGGGTAACATCAACTTGACTTTTTTTACAACCAAGAAAAAGTATGATAGGATGGAGAATCTAAAATTAGTTGTGAGAGCCCTGAAGGCTGTCCAGCCACACCTGGACGTGCAGGCTACTGAAAGATTTGACCTTTTACTTGACGGACAGTTTAAAATCTCAGGAACAGCTTCCAAGATTGGCCGCAATGCAGCTTATCACCACTGCACTTTGCTATGCAGTACTGACGGGACCTTCTTATCATCTCTGCTGAAGAGCCCTTACCAAGGGATCAGGAGCAATGCCACGGCCAGCACACCTGCCTTAGTAAGAAACCTTATGGAAAAAGATCCCACTCTGACCTGTGAAGTAGTGATAAATGCTGTTGCCACAGAGTATGCTGCTTCTCATCAAATCGATAATCACATTCACCTAATAAACCCAACAGACGAGACAGTGTTTCCTGGAATAAACAGCAAAGCCAGAGAACTGCAGACCTGGGAATGGATATATGGCAAAACTCCGAAGTTCAGCATAGACACTTCCTTCACTGTGTTACATGAACAGGCACACTTGGAAATTAAAGTATTCATAGATGTCAAGAATGGGAGAATTGAAGTCTGTAATATTGAAGCACCCGATCATTGGTTGCCACTGGAAATATGTGACCAGTTAAATTCAAGTTTTATTGGTAGTAAGTTTTGCCCAATTGAAACGACAGTGCTAACAAGTATATTACATAGAACATATCCAGGGGATGATGAACTACACAGTAAATGGAATATTCTGTGTGAAAAAATTAAGGGAATAATGTGA
- the LIPT1 gene encoding lipoyltransferase 1, mitochondrial isoform X3 — protein sequence MLIPFSMKNCFQLLCNLKVPAAGFKNTVKSGLILQSISNDVYHNLAVEDWIHDHMNLEGKPVLFLWRNSPSVVIGRHQNPWQECNLNLMREEGVKLARRRSGGGTVYHDMGNINLTFFTTKKKYDRMENLKLVVRALKAVQPHLDVQATERFDLLLDGQFKISGTASKIGRNAAYHHCTLLCSTDGTFLSSLLKSPYQGIRSNATASTPALVRNLMEKDPTLTCEVVINAVATEYAASHQIDNHIHLINPTDETVFPGINSKARELQTWEWIYGKTPKFSIDTSFTVLHEQAHLEIKVFIDVKNGRIEVCNIEAPDHWLPLEICDQLNSSFIGSKFCPIETTVLTSILHRTYPGDDELHSKWNILCEKIKGIM from the coding sequence ATGCTAATCCCATTCTCCATGAAGAATTGCTTCCAGTTACTTTGTAATCTCAAGGTCCCAGCAGCTGGCTTTAAAAACACAGTTAAAAGTGGACTCATTTTACAGTCGATTTCCAATGACGTTTACCACAATCTGGCTGTGGAAGACTGGATCCATGACCATATGAATTTAGAAGGCAAGCCCGTCCTTTTCTTGTGGAGGAATTCTCCCTCTGTGGTAATTGGTCGGCATCAGAACCCTTGGCAGGAATGTAACCTGAATCTGATGAGAGAAGAAGGTGTGAAACTGGCTCGGAGGAGAAGTGGAGGAGGCACAGTCTACCATGATATGGGTAACATCAACTTGACTTTTTTTACAACCAAGAAAAAGTATGATAGGATGGAGAATCTAAAATTAGTTGTGAGAGCCCTGAAGGCTGTCCAGCCACACCTGGACGTGCAGGCTACTGAAAGATTTGACCTTTTACTTGACGGACAGTTTAAAATCTCAGGAACAGCTTCCAAGATTGGCCGCAATGCAGCTTATCACCACTGCACTTTGCTATGCAGTACTGACGGGACCTTCTTATCATCTCTGCTGAAGAGCCCTTACCAAGGGATCAGGAGCAATGCCACGGCCAGCACACCTGCCTTAGTAAGAAACCTTATGGAAAAAGATCCCACTCTGACCTGTGAAGTAGTGATAAATGCTGTTGCCACAGAGTATGCTGCTTCTCATCAAATCGATAATCACATTCACCTAATAAACCCAACAGACGAGACAGTGTTTCCTGGAATAAACAGCAAAGCCAGAGAACTGCAGACCTGGGAATGGATATATGGCAAAACTCCGAAGTTCAGCATAGACACTTCCTTCACTGTGTTACATGAACAGGCACACTTGGAAATTAAAGTATTCATAGATGTCAAGAATGGGAGAATTGAAGTCTGTAATATTGAAGCACCCGATCATTGGTTGCCACTGGAAATATGTGACCAGTTAAATTCAAGTTTTATTGGTAGTAAGTTTTGCCCAATTGAAACGACAGTGCTAACAAGTATATTACATAGAACATATCCAGGGGATGATGAACTACACAGTAAATGGAATATTCTGTGTGAAAAAATTAAGGGAATAATGTGA